The following nucleotide sequence is from Fibrobacter sp..
AATTGACAATTCTGCTCAGGATGTTGCTCCAAGCACTTCCTCAACAGTGGTCAGTCCGGCTTTGAGCTTCTGAAGCGCTATCGTCCGCAGAGTTTCCATCCCTTTTGAAACTGCTTTATCCTTAATGCTGTATGGTGGCGCTTTTGAGATGATCATCTCCTGAATCTCAAGATCAACTGGAAGAACCTCATAGAGACCGCATCTGCCACTGTAACCTGTATTGTTACACAGCGGACATCCTTTACCCTCGTAGAGCTTGAGTTCAGAGAGTTCCTTTGAGGAGAGGTTCAGAAAAGAGAGAAGTTCTGATTTGCCCGGATCGGTTTGCACTTTACAGTGAGGGCAGATTTTTCTGATAAGTCTCTGAGCAATGATCAGCCTGACAGACGAGGCGGTCAGGAACGGATCGATACCCATATCTGTGAGTCTGGTAAGAGAACTGGCAGAATCGTTAGTGTGCAGGGTACTCAATACCAGGTGTCCTGTCAAAGCGGCTTTAATAGCTATCTCAGCAGTTTCCAGGTCCCGGATTTCACCGACCATGATTATATCGGGGTCCTGTCTCAGAAAAGACCTCAGGGCAGCAGCGAATGTAAGCCCAATGTTCTGATTGACATTCACCTGGTTGATACCTTCTATATTGTATTCAACCGGATCCTCGGCAGTCATAATGTTTACATCCGGTTTGTTCAGATTGCTGAGTGCCGAGTAGAGAGTAGTTGTTTTTCCGCTTCCGGTTGGTCCTGTGACAAGGATCATCCCGTAAGGTGCGGCCAGAGCTTCCCTCAAACTTCTCAGCCCTGCCGGGGGGATCCCGAACTTTTCCATATCGAGCATCAGGTTTGAGGCATCAAGAATACGCATCACCACTTTTTCCCCGAATATAGTCGGAGTGGTACTTA
It contains:
- the pilB gene encoding type IV-A pilus assembly ATPase PilB, which translates into the protein MAKKLGELLVEGGAITKAQLLNALKYQTAKGGMLGEALIATGVIPDENLIIHFLEKQLSSGKVSLKQLEFDPGCIELIPYDMAQRYNVIAINRINRTLTVALSDPKNMFMLDAVKFLTGYNIKPVLAPAKEIQEAINFHYHSEQEVSTILNDIKNENFEILSEEKNDEPEDITNEVTEAPVVKLVNHLILEAVRKSVSDIHIETYSNILRVRYRIDGKLIEMTPLPYRLRSAVISRIKIMADLNISERRLPQDGRIKIKTGLKTIDIRVSTTPTIFGEKVVMRILDASNLMLDMEKFGIPPAGLRSLREALAAPYGMILVTGPTGSGKTTTLYSALSNLNKPDVNIMTAEDPVEYNIEGINQVNVNQNIGLTFAAALRSFLRQDPDIIMVGEIRDLETAEIAIKAALTGHLVLSTLHTNDSASSLTRLTDMGIDPFLTASSVRLIIAQRLIRKICPHCKVQTDPGKSELLSFLNLSSKELSELKLYEGKGCPLCNNTGYSGRCGLYEVLPVDLEIQEMIISKAPPYSIKDKAVSKGMETLRTIALQKLKAGLTTVEEVLGATS